Proteins encoded by one window of Mycteria americana isolate JAX WOST 10 ecotype Jacksonville Zoo and Gardens unplaced genomic scaffold, USCA_MyAme_1.0 Scaffold_68, whole genome shotgun sequence:
- the LOC142404088 gene encoding olfactory receptor 14J1-like, translated as MSNSSSTTQFLLLAFADTQDLQLLHFWLFLGIYLAALLGNGLIITAVACDHRLRSPMYFFLLNLSVLDLGSISTTVPKSMANSLWDTRAISYAGCAAQVFLFPFLMSAEFYLLTVMAYDRYVAICKPLHYRTLLGIRACVHMAAAAWGSGFLTAVLHTANTLTIPLCHGNALDQFFCEIPQILKLSCSHSYVRYFAVPVVSFCLVFGCFVFIMLSYVQIFRAVLRIPSEQGQHKAFSTCLPHLTVVSLFISTIMVPCLKPPSISSPSLDLVVAVLYSVVPPAVNPLIYSMRNQELKESIRKVISWLFVNIDKLPTTLHK; from the coding sequence atgtccaacagcagctccaccacccagttcctcctcctggcatttgcagacacgcaggacctgcagctcttgcacttctggctcttcctgggcatctacctggctgccctcctgggcaacggcctcatcatcactgctgtagcctgcgaccaccgcctccgcagccccatgtacttcttcctcctcaacctctctgttcttgacctgggctccatctccaccactgtccccaaatctatggccaattccctgtgggacaccagggccatctcctatgcaggatgtgctgcacaggtctttctctttcccttcttgatgtcagcagagttttatctgctcactgtcatggcctatgaccgctatgttgccatctgcaaacccctgcactacaggaccctGCTGGGCatcagagcttgtgtccacatggcagcagctgcctggggcagtgggtttctcactgctgtgctgcacacggccaatacactgacaatccccctctgccatggcaatgccctggaccagttcttctgtgaaatcccccagatcctcaagctctcctgctcacactcctatgTCAGGTATTTTGCAGTACCTGTGGTCAGTTTCTGTTTAgtgtttgggtgttttgttttcatcatgctgtcctatgtgcagatcttccgGGCCGtactgaggatcccctctgagcagggacagcacaaagccttttccacgtgcctccctcacctgactgtggtctccctgtttatcagcactatCATGGTTCCctgcctgaagcccccctccatctcctccccatccctggatctggtggtggctgttctgtactcggtggtgcctccagcagtgaaccccctcatctacagcatgaggaaccaggagctgaaggagtccatTAGGAAGGTGATTTCATGGCTGTTTGTCAATATTGATAAACTCCCCACCACTCTCCACAAATGA